TAAAGGAACAACCACTTAAGAGGTAGTCCTTTATCCACATTTTTCAGATCATGTAATTCCTAAGCTATTATCGGGTCGTAAGTTAGATCATCCAGGTGTTCTGCCTCACCTTGTAGTACCTGTACTAACGTAATGTTGTAGACTTTTTCATGGTCTATACACCGTCGTCCTCTTGAACTTTGGCCTGACTTGTGGTGGAGCTTTCGTACAAACTTGGTGAAGTCTACATAAAGGCATGTATGAAGCAACATTTGAATTTTTAGTAATGGGCCTTCGTAACCTGTTTTCTTTTTAAGCAACATCATTAAACAGTAGGTAATCAGTGCTATCATCAATTGGTTTTCCACAGCCTGCTGGCTTAAACCATAGAAATGTTTTACACAGAAATGTTGTTTGATCCACTTAAAGAATAATTCTATCTGCCAGCGGTAGCGGTATATGTCGCTTATTTCCTCGGCACTTAACTCAAAGTCGTTGGTAATGATAATTACAGGCTTACCCTCGGTATCTTCTGTTTCTATTAGTCTCAAGGGGTTCTGCATTTTGGTTGTACCGTCTTTGCCTAGGATTACTTTATGGTCTTTCTTGATTAAGCTATCTTGGTTTGTTGGAAATTTTTCTAGTGTTTCAACTATTGCGTTACTCTTTAAACGGCTAACGAATCTGGTACCATTATTAGAATAATTGTCAAACCTCTTGTAATCCAAGTAGCCACGATCAAAGACGTTTAGGGCATCTTTTTCTACAACCAAGGCATCCATTTGTGTTTTGTCAGCAGACTTAGCTGGTTTAATTATGGCTTTGTCTGGTAGAACCCCTTGCTCAAGCAGCTGGATACGGAGGTGTAATTTAACTCCACTTTTGGTTTTTCTGAACTCTGCCCAGCGGTATCGGGATAGACAAAGGCTTATTGTTGAAGAGTCTATCAGATAAATGCGACCTAATTCTTGTCTTATTGATTTAAAACCTATTTCAGTACCAAACTGATGGACTATATCAGAAAACAGAGACTGAGTTAATTCAGGAGATAAATCTCTCAATTTACGGGATAACTGTGAAGCACTAATTGAATCTAAACCTACTGCCGAGCTGAAATTATCATCATTTAAGCTGTTACTAATATGGCGGAGACCTTT
This genomic interval from Desulforamulus reducens MI-1 contains the following:
- a CDS encoding IS4-like element ISDre1 family transposase, producing the protein MDKNTNKSTYNQLFQTIYNEKFLSNVKESEVDAYAKKLTVIKLIQMISYAQLEQLKGLRHISNSLNDDNFSSAVGLDSISASQLSRKLRDLSPELTQSLFSDIVHQFGTEIGFKSIRQELGRIYLIDSSTISLCLSRYRWAEFRKTKSGVKLHLRIQLLEQGVLPDKAIIKPAKSADKTQMDALVVEKDALNVFDRGYLDYKRFDNYSNNGTRFVSRLKSNAIVETLEKFPTNQDSLIKKDHKVILGKDGTTKMQNPLRLIETEDTEGKPVIIITNDFELSAEEISDIYRYRWQIELFFKWIKQHFCVKHFYGLSQQAVENQLMIALITYCLMMLLKKKTGYEGPLLKIQMLLHTCLYVDFTKFVRKLHHKSGQSSRGRRCIDHEKVYNITLVQVLQGEAEHLDDLTYDPIIA